A stretch of DNA from bacterium:
GGTTGGCCAGGTAAACACCCAATCCGAAGATCACGACGCCGAGTAGCACGTTGAAGAAGAAGACGATAAAGGAGGACACCAGAACCGCGAGCTGCTCGAAGGCAAGCAAGCGCAAGGCTTCGACCGCCGCAAAGAGCATCACCGCGACCACCACCAGGTGACCGACGAGCTCGGAACCGGTACCCGTGCCGTCGTCGCCACCCTTGAACTTCAGACCGAGTCTTCCAAGTAGGCGGTCGAAGCCCGCAGCATTGAGCACGTTACTCACCAGGCCGGCCACCATCCTGCTGATGACGTAAGCGATACCGAGAATCAGCGCTGCCCCGAAGAGGTTCGGCAGAGCTCCCAGAATTTGATCCAGCATCTGGCTCGCGGGTCTGGTGATCTCATCCAGCTCCAGGGCACCCAGGGCCGAGATCAGCACCGGGATCAAGATCAGCATGTAGACCAACAGCCCGATCAGGCCCGACAGCTTCTGTCTGCCGAGCGCCTGATCCAATCCGGCCTTGTCGCCCAGGGAATCCAAGCCGGCCGCCGCCAGCAGGCTGGTGACGATCCGACGCAGGATCTTGGCGATAAACCAGCCGACCAAGAAGATGACCGCCGCGCCGAAGAGATTCGGTATGAAGCCAACCAGTTTCGACACCATGTTCTGTACGGGCGCCAGGAGACCTTCCATCTGGAGCGCTCCCAGAACCGCCGGCAGGAACAGAAGAAAAATCAACCAGTACACGGTCTCGGACAGCGTGTGCGAAACCGGCACCTGCTTTTCGCCGTCGGCATCCACCATTTCGCCGCCGAGACGCTGATCCAATCCAACGGTGTCGAGTCCCTTGCGCACGACCAGCCGAAGACCGGTCGCCAGCAACCACGCCACCAGGAGCAGGACACCCGCCTTGACCACGTTGGGCAGCGCGCCAAGGATCGACTCGACCATGTTCTGCAGCGGCTCGGTGACCGCTGCCAGCTGCAGGGCGTTGAAGAAAGCGATGAAGACGAAGATCATCACGAACCAAAACACGATCTTGCCGATCGTGGGCTCGATATCGGGTGTTTCGCCCTCTTCCCCGCGGACCCAACTGACGATTCGATTGTCGATCGTTGTCCGTCGCAGAGCGGCTCGCACCAGCCTCGAAATCAGATAGGCCGCAAGCCAGCCGAGAATGAGAATGAGGAGAGCTCCCAGCAGCCTGGGTAGGTAAACACCCATCTCGCCCAGGAGGTTCTCGCCGACCGAGGCAAGGCTCGTACGCAAATTGTCCATACACAACTCCTTAAGATCTGGTGAAAGAAATCCAAGCGCCGCCGATGAAGGCCGACGCGTGCCTACTTTTTATGAGAATGCTCCCCACAGGAACCGGGCAATTATACCCAATTGCGCCGATCGGCAGGCACCCGGCCCAGGGGGCTCGCCGCAAGCGCTCGAGAGGGAGATTCGGAGGTTCATGGTGGTTTGCGCGAAGCGGCGCGCAGCCGAGGGCCTTACCTAAGCAGGCTGAGAAGCCCGAGGCGGCCCCTGGCTGGGTGCGCTGCCGATCGGCGCTGAAGCGCGAGCTCGGGAGGGCGTTGCCGCATTGCCGGATATCTGACAAGTTCTGGTATAAGATTCCGCCTCACCCAAGGAGCGGCCGCATTGTGCCAGGGCTTTGAAGGCCTGCGGCCGAAGCAGGCCATTCGCAGATCGACCAATCAGGAGGTTCGGAAGATGAAGAAGAATCTGATCGCAGTTTTGGGACTAGCACTGATCGTGGCGCTGCCTTTCGTGGCTTGCACCAAGGCCGAGGAGGCCACCGAAGCGGCCGGTGAGATGGCGAGCGAAGCCGCCGAAAGCGCCGGCGAGATGGCCGAAGAGGCCGCCGAAGCGGTGGGCGAGATGGCCGGTGAAGCTGAAGCGGCAGCCGAAGAGGCCGCCGAGGGGGCGGAAGAGGCCGCGGAAGGTGAGGGACACGAGGGTGAAGGACACGAAGGTGAGGCCGGCGAAGCCGAGGGGATGTCCGACGGCTGAGCTTCAGAGCTCGTTTGACAGCTTCAAAATGCCCGGTGATCGAGACGGTCACCGGGCATTTTTTTGCCCTTGACTTGCGCTTTATTTGCGCCTATATTCGTTGCCCCCCATGGCGACCGCTCAGGCGCAACGCGCTGCCTCTCCAACTCAAAATATCCGGCGGTCGAAGGACCGACCAGGGCTTCGAAACAGATTCGAATCCAGGGCCGGAAAGACCCGATTCTCCGAGGAGCTCCGGCACTTCGTCGCCAGCGGCGCCGAACTGGCCGCGTGCGCAGCCGAGAACCTGTCTCCTCCCCTGCCGACGACAATTTCTCCTTTGGATCGGTCGCTCACCGGCGGCTTGCCGCGCGGATGCCTGATCGAGGTAACCGGCCGGAACTCCAGCGGCCGATTTTCTCTGGTTTTGTCTACCCTGGCGGCCACCACCGCCGCTGGAGACGTGGCCGCCTTCGTCGACTTGGGCGATAGCCTGGACCCGGGTAACGCCTCGGATTTGGGAGTCGATCTCGACCGTCTCCTCTGGCTGCGGCCCAAGCACCTGAAGCCGGCTCTCGTTGCCGCCGAGATTGCTCTTCAAACCGGGTTCCCACTGGTGATTCTGGATCTGGGCGAGCCGCCCGTTTGTGGAGGCCGTGGGCCCGAGGCCGCCTGGCTCCGTCTGACGCGCGCGGCGGCCGCCCGCCAAAGCGTTGTCTGCGTGTCCAGCCCTTACCGGGTCAGCGGCACCGCCGCCACCACCGTTTTCGAGACCGAACGTGCCGAATCCAGCTGGCGTGGCGGCAACCGTGCGCCCTACCTCCTCGAAGCGATTCGGTTCCACTGGAAACTCCGAAAAACCCGCCACAACTCGTTCAACCGGCGTGTTTCCTTCACGCTCTCCTCGCCCGAGGCCTTCCTCGGCAAGCTGGCGGACACCAGATTTGTAGCGAGCAACCCCCGTGTCGACCGAAAGAAGACGGTCGAGACAGAGCTCGACCGCTACAGGGCCACGCAAAGTGCTTCGTTGTAGGGCCACGCAAAGTGCTTCGTTGTAGCGGTCGACCCCCGTGTCGACCGAAAGAAGAAACCACGTTGTAGATGCAGTCGAATTCGCCGCCCCGTGTATGTTGTTTGTATGTGCCGTTATTCGCGCTGGCCGCCCGCCTTCGCTCCGAGCCCCAACTACTCGAAGAGGCGGTCGCGATCTTTCAGGGCAACGGCAGCGCTGCCCGCCTGATCGCGGCCACCCGGCGGGCGCGACGCGGCGCGCTGCGCCCGGGCATGACCCTCTCGCAAGCCCGCGCCCTGCTACCGAAGCTTCACGTCAGGGCGAGAGACCCGGAATGTGAAAGAACCGCCCAAGAAGCGCTACTCGAAGTCGCGGAAAGCTTTTCGCCTCGTGTCGAAGACGCCCGGGAAGGCGTCGTCTACCTCGATATCCAAGGTCTCGAGCGCCACTATGCGCCCGGAGATCTCGAGCGAGCCGAACGGCCCCGACTCTCCGATCTCGCGCTCGCGGAGCTGGCGCTGGGGCGCGACCTGATGACAGATGCCGACCACAAGGCCGGCTTGCCTGCCTGGGCGGGTATCGCGTCGAGCAAGCTCGGCGCGAGGATCGCAGCGGAGCGGTTGCCCTCGCCCACGATCATCCCCGTCGATCAGGAGGCGGACTTCCTGGCTCCCCTCCCACTCGCTCACCTGTCACCCGAGGCTCACGTCTACGAAACGCTGTGCCGCTGGGGGATCCGTTCGATCGGGAGCTTTGCCGTCTTGTCGGCCAACGAAGTCGCCAGCCGCCTGGGCGAGGCCGGCCGACGACTTCACGAGCGAGCACGAGGCATCGACCCTCAGCCGCTCGTGCCCCACCCACCGCCCGAGGTCTTCGGCGAAGGAATGGATCTCGACTGGCCCCTGGTGTCGCTCGAGCCGTTTCTTTTTGTCGCCCGCGCGGCCCTCGGCCGTCTGTGCTCGCGCCTCGACTCGAGAGGGCTGGCCTGCATCCAGCTCGAGCTGTCCTTGCGCCTCGAGCCCGACGGGTTCTGCGACCGTTCGATTCTGCTGCCTGCTCCCAGCCGCGATGTGAAAACTCTGCTCACTCTGGTGCGGCTCGATTTGGAGCGCCAGCCACCCGGCGCGCCGGTGGTTGGTTTCACCTTCAAAGCCCATCCCGACCGGCCGCGCACCGCGCAGTTGACGCTACTCGGCCCCGCCGCACTGTCTCCCGACAAAATGGCCACGAGCCTGGCCCGTCTCTTCGCTCTACTCGGCTCGGAAGGCCTTGGCCACGGCAAGCCCATCGACAGCCACTTGCCCAGCCGTTTCGAGATCTTCCAGTTCGAGCCACCCGATCCTCCCACCGTTCGTCCCGAGACTCCCCGCAGCAAGGGGCTCCTCGCGGTGCGCAGCCTCCGCCCTCCCGTCCCTCTGGTGGTTCGCAAAGCCGCCGGCAAACTTCTGGCGGTTCAGTCCCGTGCCGACCGGCGCCGCCCTCGACTCGGAGGTCGTATTCGGATCGCATCAGGCCCATGGGCTATGGAAGAGAGCTGGTGGTCGGAGCGCGAAGCCGTCAGCCGGGACTACTGGGATATCGAGCTCGACAACGGCGGCATCTACCGGATCTTCCGAGATCAGCTCACTGGAGAATGGTTCGCCGACGGCATCTACGATTAGCCTGGCTAAGAGCCTCTGTGACCAAATCAATACGAACACGTCCGGTGCGTTGCTAGCGTGAACTTCCATGGCCAAGGAATTGGTGCACCAACAGCTGCTACGCCTGGAAAAGGCCCTCGATACGATGCAGGTCGGCGTCACGCTCACCGACGTCAA
This window harbors:
- a CDS encoding mechanosensitive ion channel, which codes for MDNLRTSLASVGENLLGEMGVYLPRLLGALLILILGWLAAYLISRLVRAALRRTTIDNRIVSWVRGEEGETPDIEPTIGKIVFWFVMIFVFIAFFNALQLAAVTEPLQNMVESILGALPNVVKAGVLLLVAWLLATGLRLVVRKGLDTVGLDQRLGGEMVDADGEKQVPVSHTLSETVYWLIFLLFLPAVLGALQMEGLLAPVQNMVSKLVGFIPNLFGAAVIFLVGWFIAKILRRIVTSLLAAAGLDSLGDKAGLDQALGRQKLSGLIGLLVYMLILIPVLISALGALELDEITRPASQMLDQILGALPNLFGAALILGIAYVISRMVAGLVSNVLNAAGFDRLLGRLGLKFKGGDDGTGTGSELVGHLVVVAVMLFAAVEALRLLAFEQLAVLVSSFIVFFFNVLLGVVIFGLGVYLANLAARAIQSSGQTGLLATVARIAILVLAGAMALRQMDVAEDIINMAFGLVLGAAAVAAAIAFGMGGRDLARQELERWSDDMKGK
- a CDS encoding DNA recombination/repair protein RecA — translated: MDRSLTGGLPRGCLIEVTGRNSSGRFSLVLSTLAATTAAGDVAAFVDLGDSLDPGNASDLGVDLDRLLWLRPKHLKPALVAAEIALQTGFPLVILDLGEPPVCGGRGPEAAWLRLTRAAAARQSVVCVSSPYRVSGTAATTVFETERAESSWRGGNRAPYLLEAIRFHWKLRKTRHNSFNRRVSFTLSSPEAFLGKLADTRFVASNPRVDRKKTVETELDRYRATQSASL